One Thiocapsa sp. genomic window, TCCTGAAGCGCGGCGGTCCAGGTCGCCGCGGTGCGATCCGCGGCGTATTGCTCCAGCACAATGAGGTTCGACTCCGGCTCGATGGCCACCAGGCAGATCCCCGGATGAAAGGTTTCGTCCTCGCACACCGTCACCTGACGCACCGGCATGCCCTCGGCGAGCGCCGTACGCTGCTCCGCGGCCACCGCGACCACGGCCGTTTCCAAGTCGACATTGAGCGCGTGCTGCGCGCCGTCGCTGACCCCGACGAAGGCCGACAGCCCGCTCAGCTCCAGGAATTCACTCACCAGCCGGGTGCCGCCCGCCGCCCGCAAGGTGATGCTGAAATGCGCCGCCAACACCATCCGATGCAGCCAAGCGATCCCCTCCGGGGTGCGTGCGAAGGCCGTCAAGCCCGTCGGCGGATCCCCGCGCGGAACCTCCCCGCACCAGTCGCGCAAGGTGCTGCGCGCAATACCCATCTCGGTGGCCACGGCGCGTTTGCGTCTCCCCGCCGCCAGCCGTGCTTCGGCCGCCGCGATGTGCTCGGCTTGCTCCAAGCGTGTGCGTCGCGTCATGAGCCGATGCTCCGGCCCGGTCTCGAACGTCCGGGTAGCGCAGCGCCCGCGCTTGGTCTAAAGTCACTCTCGGCAGGATCTTCGAACATCTTTTCGAACCCTCGGTTAGTTTGCACTTCCAAGGGTATGAAATTTCGTGGGTCCTGCCAAATCCCCGCATGCCCATCACCAAGCCATGAACTCGGACTTGGACGGGACTATGAACAACGCCCATCGCACGGCTTGTAAACGGCGAGCGCCAAGGAGCGTGCCCGTGAGTCCGGGTCGACGACGTAGTATTCGTACCAGCCGCTGGTGGGCATGCTCTGGTCGGATTGGTCTCGGGCGGCGCGTCGGGTTGAGGGGGTCCGCGTTTCACGGTTGACTGCGCTCGAGCGGCTCGAAACGCCGGACAGGGTTCCGGTTTTCATGCGTCGTCGGCCAGATCTTCCGGCGCGTTGCGGAGTGGCGAAACACTCGAGGGGCGTGCGAGAGCAATAACAGGCGGAGTTCGGGGTTAGACCAGGTGCCTTTGCGGCCGCCCAATCCGGCGTCGGGAGCCTAACCGCGCGACCCGTAAACGTCGTCTTCAGGCACGCTACCGCCCTACCCTGTCATGAATAGGCATCAAAAACAAAAGCATGGCGAAATTGCATTGTCTTTCGGCGTCAACCGGAAGACCGGCGCATCCTATATCAGAGATTCCGCGACAACAAGGATCAAGCGCTGCCCCGTCGATGTCCGGCGCGGCGGCTTCGTGGTTGCCAAGGAGATCAAGGCGCAGCACGTCTCGCACGGCGCGCGTGGTCTGGATTCGCGGTTATGAGAGGCAGTCTTTCCGGCGCGTTGCCGAGAGGCGCGACGCTCGGGGGCGTGCAAGAGCAACAACAGGCGGAGCTCGGGGTTAGACCGGGTGCCTTTTTCGGCCGTCCAATCCGGCGTTGAAAGCCTACCCGTGCGACCTTTAAACGTCGTCTTCAGGCACGCTACCGCCCTACCCTGTCATGAATAGGCATCAAAAACAAAAGCATGGCGAAACTGCATTGTCTTTCGGCGCCAACCGGAAGACCGGCGCATCCTATATCAGAGATTCCGCGACAACAAGGATCAAGCGCTGCCCCGTCGATGTCCGGCGCGGCGGCTTCGTGGTTGCCAAGGAGATCAAGGCGCAGCACGTCTCGCACGGCGCGCGTGGTCTGGATTCGCGGTTATGAGAGGCAGTCTTTCCGGCGTGTTGCCGAGAGGCGCGACGCTCGGGGGCGTGCGAGAGCAACAACAGGCGGAGTTCGGGGTTGGACCAGGTGCCTTTTTCGGCCGCCTAATCCGGCGTTGAAAACCTACCCATGCGACCTTCAAACGTCGTCTTCGGGCACGCTACCGCCCTACCCTGTCATGAATAGGCATCAAAAACAAAAGCATGGCGAAATTGCGTCGTCTTCCGTCTACCGGAAGGAAGGCGCATCCTATATCAGAGATTCCGCGGCAACAAGGATCGAGCGCTCCGATCGAGACGCTCACGCATTCACCGGGCCGGACGTCGGACGCGGAGCGTCCACAAGACACTCCCACGCAGAGCGTGGGAGCGAGCTAAGGTCGGCCTCGATCATCCCTTCGCCCACTGCGGCCACCGAATGCGTCGTCAGGCCATCCTGGCCTGACAGAATCAGGGCTGGAAGCCCTGAGGACCGACCGACCCTACGGTTGGTAAGCGGGTCAGGATCGCGGTTCACCTGGAACCCGGATCGGGTCGGGCTGACGGGATTGCGCCCGTCAGCCCTCCCACACCACCGGACATGCGGTTTTCCGCATCCGGCGGTTGGACTCATGCGCCTTCTCAATCCACCAGCCGGGAGTCGCCCCTTGCCACCTCCAACGTCCCCTCCGGATGATCCACATCCCTCGGCTCCGCAGTCCCGCAGGGTGGCTGCCGCAGTTGCAACGCCCTCGGGTTCAGATGACTTCGCGGGTGCGCTCCCCCGTCCGTTCGGACCGGTGCACGCGTCCTTCGGCCCTTCGCTCCACCCGCGTTACCGGGCTTCCTCGCTACTACGGCCTCTGCTGACTTCTCGAACCCTCTCAGGCCCGAGATCTCCCCGGGTAAGGTGCCAAGACTCTCGGCCCGTGCCGCCAAGCTCTACCTGATGCGTCTTTCGGTGACAGTTGGATTTCGCGGTCCCCAGCACGCTCATCGCCCGCATCCGGCCTCACTGCTTGTTCGTGTTCCTACGGTCGTGCCTTTGATCCACGCTTCTTTCAGCTTGGCCTCACGGCGTCCACCTTGCGCTTCACTACGGTTGTCGTCACTCTCTCCGGCGACCTCCTCTCAGGTCGCAAGTCTTGGCCCATGCCGGGCACACTAGGGTCCGCTGTGCGGACCGGGGGCGGCTGATACGGCGTCGATGGTGCGCATGTCATGGCCCGCGGCATCGACGGGGCGGGTTCTGCGGCCTCGGCGTGGCGGCGGTCAAACGACGCGATTGAGGTGCGCGGCGGTTGCGGTCCGCACAGCGGACCCTACGGTTTCCCCTCGTTCCCAAACTCCGCTTGGGAATGCGGCCTGCAAAGCTCTGCTTTGCGTGTCTGCTCTGGGAAAGCAGAGCTTCCAGTTCCGGGTTCCCAAGCGGAGCTTAGGAACCCGCTAAAATCAGTGTTCCTCGCCAACACTCATGTGCCGTAACGCGCGCAACCAATCCTCCCCGTCGGGACTGATGAGCAGTTGGTCGCCAAGGTCTTCCAACGTTTGGAGGTCGACGATGCGCGCCAGCAGCGGTTCGGTCTGCTCGGCGATCGTCAATCCAAAACGACGGCGTACCTGACGGACCAGGATGTGGCGGGTCGCCTCGCGACCTTGCTCAATGCCTTGCTCCAAGCCTTGCTCCAAGCCTTGCTCCAAGCCTTGCTCCAAGCCTTGCTCAATTCCTTGCTCAATGCCTTCTCGTTTCCACTGATCGGTCCAGGTTTCCAGATTCTCGGCCAACATGTGATACACCTCGCTGAGTTCGCCAAGGGGTGGCAGTTGCACGCCGGGCAGTCGCTTGGGCAGGAAGACGCGACCGAACCAGACCGCGAAGTCTCGGCGCAGGCCGGTCTGTTCCGGCGCCTTGAGCCAGTCGAGCAAGGCGTGCACGATGCCCATCGCCTCGTCCGCGCCGCGACTGGCCTCGAGCCGAAACAGGGCCGCACTGAGGTTGCGCTCGGGCAGGGGTCCGGCGTTGGCGATGCGCTGCTCGTCGAGCAGCAGGTAAGCCTGTCGCGGGCGATAGCACTCGAGCAGCGGCGGCGCCGGCTCGATGAGCGGCTCCAGCGTCTCGGCAGCACGCCAGGGCGTGACACCATTGTAGAGCACCACGGGGAGAACCGGGGGTAGACGCCCTGCGGCACTCAGGGCCCCGGCGCGAACGAGATCCTGGTAGAGCAGCCCGAGGTAGGTCTGGATGCGCACGGCCATCCAGGGATCGACAGTGGATTGGAATTCCAGCAGCAGGTAGACGTAGAGCCAGTCGGGGCCCCAACGCAGACGCCAGACGATGTCGTCGGCGCGGTCGCGCAAGTCGTCGGTGACGTAGCTCCCGCTGCAGCGCTCCAGGGTCCCAAGGTCGAGCGCTTGGACCCAGGCGCCGGGCACGAAGCCGCGCAGCAGGTCGCGCACCATCGCGGCGTGACCGTAGAGCAGTTTGTAGCCGCTGTCGTGGGTGGGGTCGCGCCGGCGTGACTTGGATGTCTTGGGTGTCTTCATAGGGCTGATCGATTTCCCTCGCTGTTCTCTCGTTCCCTCGCCCCCGCAACGCTCTGCTTTGCGCCTCTGCTCTCGGGAAGCAGAGCTTCCAGTACCGGGTTCCCAAGTGTAGCGGCGACTTCAGTCGCCCATAAGCCTCGGCGCGGGCATGTCGGGGCGACTGAAGTCGCCCCTACCCTCTTCGACCTCGGCGCGGGTGTCTCGGGAGTGTGTAGGGGCGACTTCAGTCGCCCGTAAATCTCGGTACGGGCGTCTCGGGGCGACTGAAGTCGCCCCTACCCTCTTCGACCTCGGCGCGGGTGTCTCGGGAGTGTGTAGGGGCGACTTCAGTCGCCCGTAAATCTCGGCGCGGACGTGTCGGGGCGACTGAAGTCGCCCCTACCCTCTTTGACCTCGGTGCGGGTGTGTCGGGAGTGTGTAGGGGCGACTTCAGTCGCCCATAAATCTCGGTGCGGACGTCTCGGGGCGACTGAAGTCGCCTTTACGTCGCCCCTACGTCGCCCCTACGTCGCCCCTACGTCGCCCGTACGTCGCCCGTACGTCGCCCGTACGTCGCCTCTATGTGTTGTTTGATGCTTCTTCGGGAATCGCCTTAGTCCCGGTAGCCGGAATGGGTGTCTTCCGGATCGTCGAGCAGGCTGCTCGGGGCGGGATCGCACAGCTTGATCGACAATCGGGTGATGCTGAACGGGTCCACGGGATCGCAGTGGATGAAGAAGCGGGCGACCAGGCTCACATGCCGGGGCGCTTTGCACCGGCCGGCCGTCAAGCCCATCTCGTTGCGACGTGTCCGTTGGGTGAGGTATTGGAGCCACTTCAGCACGGGCCAGGTCCGGGCGAAGTGGCTCCAAGGTCGCACGAACCGCCCGGTCGCGACGTAGAAGAGCACTTGGTCGAGGATCGGATCGACGTGCCGGCGCGGCTGGAATCCATGCGCGTCCATCGCCTCCGCGACGGTACGTCGAAGCGGCTCCTCCGGGGCCGGGGCACGAAACCGTTCCCCTTCCGGGGCGTCTTCATGGGCACGCAGAATGAGAAACAGAAAGGCCGCAACCGAGAACCCGCGCGGGAGAGAGCAACAACAAGTAGGGCTCGGGGTTAGACCGGGTGCCTTTGCGGCCGCCCAACCGGCGTCGGGAGCCTAACCGCGCGACCCGTAAACGTCGTCTTCAGGCACGCTACCGCCCTACCCTGTCATGAATAGGCATCAAAAACAAAAGCATGGCGAAATTGCATTGTCTTTCGGCGTCAACCGGAAGACCGGCGCATCCTATATCAGAGATTCCGCGACAACAAGGGTTGAGCGCTGCCCCGTCGATGTCCGGCGCGGCGGCTTCGTGGTTGCCAAGGAGATCAAGGCGCAGCACGTCTCGCACGGCGCGCGTGGTCTGGATTCGCGGTTATGAGAGGCAGTCTTTCCGGCGCGTTGCCGAGAGGCGCGACGCTCGGGGGCGTGCAAGAGCAACAACAGGCGGAGCTCGGGGTTAGACCAGGTGCCTTTTTCGGCCGCCCAATCCGGCGTTGAAAGCCTACCCGTGCGACCGTCAAACGTCGTCTTCAGGCACGCTACCGCCCTACCCTGTCATGAATAGGCATCAAAAACAAAAGCATGGCGAAATTGCATTGTCTTCCGTCTACCGGAAGGAAGGCGCATCCTATATCAGAGATTCCGCGGCAACAAGGATCGAGCGCTCCGATCGAGACGCCCACGCATTCACCGGGGCCGGGCGTCGGACGCGGAGCGTCCACAAGACACTCCCACGCAGAGCGTGGGAGCGAGCTAGAGGCCGATCGGCCGTTTCCGAATGTGCGACGGGAGACCTGACCCCGGACTTGCAGGCGAGGATGGCGACGGCGCCGAGGCCGCGCAGGGTGGCCATGCTGCTGTTGACGATGTTGAACAGGACTTGGCGCTGGAGGCCGACGATGCTGCTGCTTGGGTAGTGCCGGAACAAAGACCACGGCCACGCCAGCCGCGGCGCAAATTGCCTGCACGGCAGGGACGAACTCGGCCGGGTTTGCTACGGCGGTCAATTTCCGGGCCTCATTCAACGCATGACGAAAGGCGGCCCTCTCGTAAGTGGCACAGTCAATACGGGCTGCTTCCAGCTCGCCCTGGCGCAACCAGGCTGAAACAGCCTCAGGGCGGATCTCGTGCTTGTCGTGCTGTCGGTAAGCAACCGCGAGTCGCGGCCAGATGTCATCCCACTGATCAACGCTGGCAATCCCGAAAAACGGAGTACCTCGATCAGCTGTGCTTTGCCGTCCGAGCGTTCGGACAGCCAGCTCAGTTTGATCATCTCCTTGAGCGGCAGTTTTCTCAGCCAGTCAAGATCTCTCTCAAGCTGGGCTTCCTCGGCAAGACGTGCCTGGGTCTCCTGGTAGTTGGCCTCCAGATTGAGCCAGTAGTCCACCGGCATGCCAATGGCGCGTTCCAGTTTGATGGCCGTCTCGGGGGTGATGGCAGACTTGCCCTTACACTTGACGATGGCGTTGAGGTGTTGTTCCGTCAGACCGGTGCGCTTGGCCAGTTCCGCCTTGCTCATCTTG contains:
- a CDS encoding HigA family addiction module antitoxin yields the protein MIPWYVPDFSTPNRYQPDYAVTPGEVLAYELDLRKMSKAELAKRTGLTEQHLNAIVKCKGKSAITPETAIKLERAIGMPVDYWLNLEANYQETQARLAEEAQLERDLDWLRKLPLKEMIKLSWLSERSDGKAQLIEVLRFSGLPALISGMTSGRDSRLLTDSTTSTRSALRLFQPGCARASWKQPVLTVPLTRGPPFVMR
- a CDS encoding Rpn family recombination-promoting nuclease/putative transposase; the encoded protein is MKTPKTSKSRRRDPTHDSGYKLLYGHAAMVRDLLRGFVPGAWVQALDLGTLERCSGSYVTDDLRDRADDIVWRLRWGPDWLYVYLLLEFQSTVDPWMAVRIQTYLGLLYQDLVRAGALSAAGRLPPVLPVVLYNGVTPWRAAETLEPLIEPAPPLLECYRPRQAYLLLDEQRIANAGPLPERNLSAALFRLEASRGADEAMGIVHALLDWLKAPEQTGLRRDFAVWFGRVFLPKRLPGVQLPPLGELSEVYHMLAENLETWTDQWKREGIEQGIEQGLEQGLEQGLEQGLEQGIEQGREATRHILVRQVRRRFGLTIAEQTEPLLARIVDLQTLEDLGDQLLISPDGEDWLRALRHMSVGEEH